A region of Carnobacterium gallinarum DSM 4847 DNA encodes the following proteins:
- a CDS encoding homoserine dehydrogenase has protein sequence MKKTIQVGILGFGTVGSGVVRILKDHNQKIGQVTGEEISIKKVLVRDIEKNRGLISEGVELTTNADDILNDPEIAVILEVMGSIDVAKEYISRGLKSGKHVVTANKDLIALHGKELVALAKENKCDLYYEASVAGGIPILRTIVDSLASDNIQQVLGIVNGTTNFMLTKMTTENKSYEEVLKEAQDLGFAESDPTNDVDGIDAARKMVILTRLAFGMHVDLEQIETRGIRNVKSTDIEVAKQLGYKIKLIGSAEEKNGSVAVDVGPVLVPKNHPLAGVQNENNAVVVKGAAVGETMFYGPGAGELPTATSVVSDLITVAKNIRLGTTGNVFNSYQLETKMTPDEAIYAKYYLAIEMLDKTGLFLELTKIFAASDVGFDKIIQEPQTDQMAKVVIITHQMNKKQQKEILKQIDAAKDMNLLVHFKVMEG, from the coding sequence ATGAAAAAAACGATTCAAGTGGGGATATTAGGATTTGGAACAGTTGGTAGTGGGGTTGTTCGGATTCTAAAAGATCATAATCAAAAAATTGGTCAAGTAACAGGTGAAGAAATCTCAATTAAGAAAGTATTAGTTCGTGATATTGAAAAAAATCGTGGATTGATTTCTGAAGGTGTAGAATTAACTACAAATGCAGATGATATTTTAAATGATCCTGAAATTGCTGTTATTTTAGAAGTAATGGGAAGTATTGATGTGGCTAAGGAATACATTAGTCGTGGGCTAAAGTCTGGAAAACACGTTGTGACAGCCAATAAAGACTTGATTGCTTTACATGGTAAAGAATTAGTTGCCTTAGCTAAAGAAAATAAATGTGATTTGTATTATGAAGCAAGTGTTGCTGGTGGAATTCCGATTTTAAGAACTATTGTAGATAGCTTGGCTTCAGACAATATTCAACAAGTTTTAGGAATTGTTAATGGTACAACGAACTTTATGTTAACGAAAATGACCACTGAAAATAAATCTTATGAAGAAGTATTGAAAGAGGCGCAAGATCTTGGATTTGCTGAAAGCGATCCAACAAATGATGTAGATGGCATTGATGCAGCTCGTAAGATGGTTATTTTAACTCGTTTAGCTTTTGGGATGCATGTTGATTTGGAACAAATTGAAACTCGTGGAATTCGGAATGTGAAATCTACTGATATAGAAGTAGCAAAACAATTAGGTTATAAAATCAAACTAATTGGCTCTGCAGAAGAAAAGAATGGGAGTGTTGCAGTGGATGTAGGTCCTGTATTGGTTCCTAAGAATCATCCATTAGCAGGAGTTCAAAATGAAAATAATGCAGTTGTTGTAAAAGGTGCTGCTGTTGGCGAAACAATGTTTTACGGTCCCGGTGCGGGAGAATTACCAACCGCAACAAGCGTAGTAAGTGATTTAATTACAGTCGCTAAAAATATTCGGTTGGGGACAACTGGAAATGTATTCAATTCCTATCAATTAGAGACAAAAATGACCCCAGACGAAGCAATTTATGCAAAATATTATTTAGCAATTGAAATGTTAGATAAAACAGGCTTGTTTTTAGAATTGACTAAGATTTTTGCTGCGAGTGATGTTGGTTTTGATAAAATTATACAAGAGCCTCAAACTGATCAAATGGCA
- a CDS encoding YkuJ family protein, with amino-acid sequence MKSSQLVAIVHRLEAMQENTDSEVQVRRFEKEGQERCLISYDPKAETYELEEVSDHSVYQFDDIDLIAIEIYELLQD; translated from the coding sequence ATGAAATCTTCACAATTAGTGGCTATTGTCCACAGATTAGAAGCAATGCAAGAGAATACCGACAGTGAAGTACAAGTTCGTCGATTTGAAAAAGAAGGTCAAGAACGTTGTTTGATCAGTTATGATCCAAAAGCTGAAACCTATGAATTAGAAGAAGTTTCAGATCATTCGGTTTATCAATTTGATGACATCGACTTAATAGCAATTGAAATTTATGAATTACTACAAGATTAA
- a CDS encoding pyridoxal phosphate-dependent aminotransferase has protein sequence MTSLTDRFNSQTYKIKVSDIRQFDERVSSIKDMLKLTLGEPDFNTPEHVKLAGIQSIENNESHYTGMAGDLGLRKAVSSFMHTKYNVKFAPENEVLVTIGATEALSASLLAILNPGDKIIVPTPIYPGYEPLITLARAEPVYIDTTSNDFVLTPEMIEAAITEHGATVKAIILNYPSNPTGVTYNRKEVEAIANAVKKHNIFVISDEIYSELTYGDTHVSIAEYAREQTILINGLSKSHAMTGWRIGFILAPKELVGQIVKVHQYLVTSATTMAQKAAIAALTTGMNDAQPMKAEYLKRRDFIQGKMEKLGFKIAQPNGAFYIFAKIPAGYLQNSMEFCVDLAEKNRLAIIPGSAFGAAGEGYVRLSYAANMDKLEIAMERLTDYIHGQKSEELESSRTL, from the coding sequence ATGACCTCATTAACAGACAGATTTAATTCTCAAACATACAAGATTAAGGTTTCTGATATTCGCCAATTTGATGAACGTGTTTCTTCAATTAAAGATATGTTGAAATTAACATTAGGCGAACCCGATTTTAACACTCCTGAACATGTAAAACTAGCAGGGATTCAATCAATTGAAAACAACGAATCTCATTATACTGGAATGGCTGGTGATTTAGGTTTACGTAAAGCTGTTTCAAGTTTTATGCATACTAAATATAATGTAAAATTTGCACCAGAGAATGAAGTTTTAGTCACTATCGGTGCAACTGAAGCTCTTTCAGCTAGTTTATTGGCTATTTTAAATCCAGGAGATAAAATCATTGTACCCACACCAATTTATCCTGGTTACGAGCCTTTAATTACCTTAGCAAGAGCTGAACCTGTTTATATTGATACAACTTCAAATGATTTTGTTTTGACACCGGAAATGATTGAAGCTGCTATTACAGAACATGGGGCTACAGTGAAGGCTATTATTTTAAACTATCCAAGCAATCCAACTGGAGTTACTTATAATCGTAAAGAAGTCGAAGCAATTGCAAATGCTGTCAAAAAACACAATATTTTTGTGATTAGCGATGAAATTTACAGTGAATTAACTTACGGAGATACCCATGTATCAATCGCTGAATATGCTCGTGAACAAACGATTTTAATCAATGGTCTATCGAAATCTCACGCTATGACCGGCTGGAGAATTGGCTTTATTTTAGCACCTAAAGAGTTAGTTGGACAAATTGTTAAAGTTCATCAGTATCTTGTAACAAGTGCTACAACTATGGCTCAAAAAGCGGCTATTGCTGCTTTAACAACCGGCATGAACGATGCTCAACCAATGAAAGCTGAATATCTGAAACGTCGCGATTTTATCCAAGGGAAGATGGAAAAACTTGGTTTTAAAATTGCTCAACCAAATGGAGCCTTTTATATTTTTGCTAAAATTCCAGCAGGTTATTTGCAAAACAGTATGGAATTTTGTGTTGATTTAGCAGAAAAAAATCGTTTAGCAATTATTCCAGGATCAGCTTTTGGCGCTGCTGGTGAAGGATACGTTCGATTAAGCTACGCAGCAAATATGGACAAACTAGAAATTGCCATGGAACGATTAACCGATTATATTCATGGTCAAAAATCAGAAGAACTTGAAAGTAGTCGAACTCTCTAA